GTATCTTCTGGATCTCATATCCACGCACTTCATCTAACATCGAGTCGGACATCGTCGGTCTGACCGTTAGGGAAGTTGGCACCGGTCATGGTATGGCCGAGGTCAAGATATCAGCTCTGGACGATGATTGGGCGGGCATCAAGTTCGTAAACAAGAAAAAGGATGTGGACTAGACTCAGTAAACTTCATATCGAGGGGCTGTATTGCGGAGTTGCTATGATGCTGAAGATATCCGATAAGCAGATGGTCTTATTCTTGACCGTCGTGGTCCCGCTGCTCATCCTCTTTGCTGCCCTGCTCGTGGCCCCCAACATCTGGGTAATCATGCTGGCCATCCTATGGATGGGTGTTGGCCTAATGATGTTGTACATACCTAAGGCCGAAGGTTGATCAAACCTTTCGTCCGAAGGCAACTTTTCTCTCCAAACGGATTATGCGCACCTTCACCGTATCACCGGGGGTGGTATCTGGGATGATGATGACCAATCCTTCGATCTTGCCTATGCCGTCACCTCTCTCACCGATATCTGTGATGGTGACATCGTAGACCTGCCCCTCTTCCACCGGCCTTTTTCCGGCAGAAACGTGCTCGTCCCGCATGACGTATCGATTGGTGCCTTGGACAATAACTTTATGGCCGGGTGTCATAACATCATTGGGAACATGGGAGTAAACCTTTCAGACCTAGTCATCACCAAGGACATTGAACCGAGGGACCTGATGGGGCGTACCGTCGCCATTGACGCTTACAACGCCATCTATCAATTCCTTTCGGTGATAAGACAGCCTGATGGCACCCCCCTTATGGACCCCCGCGGCCGCGTCACCTCTCATCTGGAAGGACTTTTGAACCGGAATGCCAACCTAGTTGAGATGGGGATCCGTCCAGCCTACGTATTCGATGGTATCTCTCCGGAAAAAAAGGAAGCGACCATCAAGGAAAGGAGAGTGAGGAGGGAATCTGCCAAGAAGGAATGGGAGCTGGCAAAGGCCGAGGGGGATGTACGAAAAGCATACTCCAAAGCAACACAATCATCACGCATAACCAACGAGATAGTGCAATCATCACGCATATTGCTCACACATCTTGGCATACCGGTGATCCAGGCGCCGGAAGAGGGCGAGGCCCAAGCGGCGTACATGTGCGCTAAAGGGGACGTATGGGCGTCGGCCTCTCAGGACTTCGACTCCCTGCTTTTTGGAACTCCACGTCTGGTGCGGAACCTGACCCTCTCCGGACGAAGGAAGATGCCGGGCCGTAACGAGTACCGTGAGGTACGCACCCAGCTCATTGATCAGGAGGAAACATTACAGAACTTGGGCATCAACGCTCGGCAATTGGTAGATCTTTGTCTACTTGTTGGGACGGACTTCAATCCGGGTGTCGTTGGTATAGGGCCTAAGAAGGCCCTCAAGTTGATCAAGGAGCATCATGACCTGCCTTCGGCGCTCAAAGCACTTGGCATGGACGAACATGATCTCGATCAAGTGGAGTCGATCTTTCTGAACTTTGAACGTACCGATGATTATCGACTACAGTGGGAAGCACCTGACCAAGAGAAGGTCAGGGAAATGCTTTGCGGAGAGTACGGTTTCACCGAGAAGCGCGTCGCGTCCGCTTTGGAAAAATTCTCCTCCGGTAAGAAGAACCAGCGGCGTTTGGACATGTTCTGATCAATTTATACAACCTTTTTTATTTCAAATGATAGCCAGGACCAAGACCTTTAAAAGGATGACATCAGATAAGGGGTTGTAGGGACGGCGATGATAAAGCAGGTCCAAGGTAGCTATAACCCAAGTGAGCTAGAGATCGCGGTACAGGCCTATTGGGTCGAGACCGACTCTTACAAGAAGACCAAAGAATCCCGGGCCAAAGGGCCGGACTTCTATTTTGTGGACGGTCCACCGTACACCTCCGGGTATATTCACCTCGGTACGGCGATGAACAAGACCATCAAGGATATCATGGTCAGGTTCAAGCGGATGCAGAAGTTCAATGTCACCGACACCCCGGGATACGACATGCACGGACTGCCCATCGAGGTCAAGGTGGAGAAGTCCATTGGTGTCAAGAACAAGAAGGAGATCGAAGAGTATGGTATAGACCGCTTCGTCGGAACATGCAAGAGCTTTGCCCTGGACTTCCAAAAGAAGATGAACAAGGACTTCAAAGAACTGGGCGTATGGTTCGACTGGGATCACCCTTACCTGACCATCAACCCCAGTTATATCGAAGCTGCCTGGTGGACATTGAAGAGGGCTTTCGACAAGGGTCTGCTGGAAAAGGCTAACAGGGTGCTTCCTGGCTGTCCTCGATGCGAGACCGCTCTGGCCGAGGCCGAGATCAATTATTCAGATGAGAAGGACCCTTCCATCTATGTCAAGTTCAAGCTAAAGGACGAACCCAAGGTCTCGTTGCTGATCTGGACGACCACTCCGTGGACCCTACCAGCGAACTTGGCCGTTGCCGCCCACCCTGATTTCGATTATATCAAAGTACGTTACCGAAGGATAGGAGAAACGGACACGGTCATCATCCTTAAGGGATTGGAGGAGGAGATCAAAGGTCTGGGTGGATGGGAGAAGTACGAGGTGCTAGAGGAGATCCAAGGTGACGACCTTGTAGGAATGGAATATATAACGCCATTCATAGACGAGGTCCCTTACCAATCGACCGCCACCGGTAAATGGTTGCACAAGGTGATCCCCTCCAAGACAGTGGAAGCTTCAAACACTGGGCTGGTCCACATCGCCCCGGGCCACGGTCCGGAGGATTTCGATCTAGGAAAGGAGTTCGGTCTGGACCCGTTCTGCCCGGTCGACGAAGCCGGCCTTTTCACACAACTGGTCGGACAGAAGTATATGGGCATGCATATCAAGAAGGCCAACCCGGAACTGCTAAAGGACCTGGAAGCAAAGGACCATCTGTTCTTCAGCGGGGTCATAGAGCACCGTTTCGGGCATTGTTGGCGTTGTAATTCACCGATCATCTTCCGTACCACCAATCAGTGGTTCCTACGGATCACTCAGGTCAAGAACCAGATGCTCGAGGAGATCGAGAAGATCCGCTGGACCCCGGATTGGGCCGGCTCCTCTCGAGAGTACGACTGGACCATGAACGCCCGCGACTGGTGCATATCTCGGCAAAGGTACTGGGGAATACCCATTCCCGTCTGGACCTGCAGCTGCGGTGAGATGAAGGTGGTCGGTATGATCGAAGAGCTGGAAGGTGCGGAGGGATATCATCCAGACATGGAATTGCACCGGCCTTGGATCGACCAAGTGAAGCTGCCTTGCCCCAAGTGCGGTAAGCAGATGTCCCGAATACCCGATGTCCTTGACGTTTGGTTCGATTCCGCGGTGGCCTCTTGGGCCCAATTGGGGTTCCCCCGAGAGAGAGATGCGTTCGAGCGTTTGTGGCCTGCCAAGTTAATAATAGAGGCCCACGACCAGACGCGCGGCTGGTTCTATTCTCAGCTTGCTGCAGGTATAATCGCCTTCGGACGTGCTCCCTACGAATCGGTGCTCATGCATGGCTGGATGCTTGATAGCCATGGACAGCCGATGTCAAAGAGCAAAGGCAATGTAGTGGAACCGGGGAAGGTCATCAAGGAATACGGTGCCGACGCCCTGCGCTTCTATCTCATCAAGACATCCGCCCCCTGGGAAGATATACCATTCCAGATGGAAGGGGTGAAGAACGCCCGGAAGACATTGAACGTCTTCTGGAACGTGGTGAACTTCGCCACGACCTATATGGCCATAGACAGGTTCGATCCAAAAAAGGTGACCCGCGAAGGAGTGAGACCACATCTCCAACAGGAAGATATCTGGCTCATATCCATGACGGAGAAACTGAAGAACGAGGTCACCCGTCAGATCAATGCATTGGAGCTGCATAAGGCCGGAAGGGCCATCGAAAATTACATACTGGAGGACCTTTCCCGCTGGTACGTGAGGTTGATCCGCGACCGTATGTGGAACGAAGAAGGTGATTCCGGAAAGCTGGCCGCCTACCGTACCTTGTACGATGCCATCATGGACACGGCATTACTGATGGCGCCGATATGTCCGCACCTGACGGAGGAGGTCTACCGACACTTAGGCGGGGAAAAGACCACGGTGCACATGATGGACTGGCCATCTAGCGACCTTACCCGAGTTGACGAACGGCTGGAAAAGGCCATGTCTCTAGTTCAAGAGATAGTGGAGACCGTGACCAGGGAACGTCAGCTCAAGAACGTGAAGTTGCGCTGGCCCATGAAGAGGATCGTAATTAAGGTAGAGAACAGCGACACGCTCATGGCATTACGCTCCATGGAGGACATCCTACGTTCTCAGACCAATGTCAAACAGGTTGAGTATGTATCCCCGGGCGAGGAATGGGCGGAGACGGTGCTCAACGTGGTACCGAACCCCCTGGCCATTGGAAAGGTCTATCGGCAATGGGCTTCCAAGATCGCCGTCCTGCTGCAGAGCCGACCGGCCAACCTCATCAAGGAGAGCATGCAACGTGGAGAGTACTCGTTGGGCATAGAAGGTCAGTTGGTCAAGATCGAGCCCAACATGGTCTCGTTCACCATATCACTGCCCAAAGATGTATACGCCACCACATTTAGCGCCGGTGAGCTGTACCTCGACTTCGAGATCACCCACGAGATAGAGGCCGAGGGCTTTTCGCGCGAGATCACCAGGCGGATACAGCAGACCCGCAAGGAATTGAAACTTGATGTGGAGGAGTTCGTCAAGGTGGAGATCAGCGCCGAGGCCAAGGTGAGCGAGTTCCTGAAGATGTGGAAGACCCACATCATGAACGAGGTCCGCTCCAAATCCATGGAACTTGTGCCAGAACCTCACGGTGAGATGGTAAAAAAATGGGAGATAGAGGGCGAAACGGTGGAGATCGGGGTCACTTCCATGAACCTGAAGGATTCCATCAAAGAGCTGGCCGATATTCCTGGCATCACCACTAAGATCGCGGAGGCGTTGGTCGGGGCAGGCGTTAGAAGCGCCGCAGACCTAAAGTTGATGAGCGATGAGCAGATCGAGGAATGCACCAAAATGAACAAGGCCGAAGTACGCAAGGTACTGCATTACTTCGATCGTACGCATGAGGTGAACAAGACCGTTCCGGAATCGTTGGGAAAACCGATGGAGAAGGGGGACATCATACCTTATCTCCTTCGCATTCCCCGCATGAACGAGCTGAAAGCGG
The sequence above is a segment of the Methanomassiliicoccales archaeon genome. Coding sequences within it:
- the ileS gene encoding isoleucine--tRNA ligase; amino-acid sequence: MIKQVQGSYNPSELEIAVQAYWVETDSYKKTKESRAKGPDFYFVDGPPYTSGYIHLGTAMNKTIKDIMVRFKRMQKFNVTDTPGYDMHGLPIEVKVEKSIGVKNKKEIEEYGIDRFVGTCKSFALDFQKKMNKDFKELGVWFDWDHPYLTINPSYIEAAWWTLKRAFDKGLLEKANRVLPGCPRCETALAEAEINYSDEKDPSIYVKFKLKDEPKVSLLIWTTTPWTLPANLAVAAHPDFDYIKVRYRRIGETDTVIILKGLEEEIKGLGGWEKYEVLEEIQGDDLVGMEYITPFIDEVPYQSTATGKWLHKVIPSKTVEASNTGLVHIAPGHGPEDFDLGKEFGLDPFCPVDEAGLFTQLVGQKYMGMHIKKANPELLKDLEAKDHLFFSGVIEHRFGHCWRCNSPIIFRTTNQWFLRITQVKNQMLEEIEKIRWTPDWAGSSREYDWTMNARDWCISRQRYWGIPIPVWTCSCGEMKVVGMIEELEGAEGYHPDMELHRPWIDQVKLPCPKCGKQMSRIPDVLDVWFDSAVASWAQLGFPRERDAFERLWPAKLIIEAHDQTRGWFYSQLAAGIIAFGRAPYESVLMHGWMLDSHGQPMSKSKGNVVEPGKVIKEYGADALRFYLIKTSAPWEDIPFQMEGVKNARKTLNVFWNVVNFATTYMAIDRFDPKKVTREGVRPHLQQEDIWLISMTEKLKNEVTRQINALELHKAGRAIENYILEDLSRWYVRLIRDRMWNEEGDSGKLAAYRTLYDAIMDTALLMAPICPHLTEEVYRHLGGEKTTVHMMDWPSSDLTRVDERLEKAMSLVQEIVETVTRERQLKNVKLRWPMKRIVIKVENSDTLMALRSMEDILRSQTNVKQVEYVSPGEEWAETVLNVVPNPLAIGKVYRQWASKIAVLLQSRPANLIKESMQRGEYSLGIEGQLVKIEPNMVSFTISLPKDVYATTFSAGELYLDFEITHEIEAEGFSREITRRIQQTRKELKLDVEEFVKVEISAEAKVSEFLKMWKTHIMNEVRSKSMELVPEPHGEMVKKWEIEGETVEIGVTSMNLKDSIKELADIPGITTKIAEALVGAGVRSAADLKLMSDEQIEECTKMNKAEVRKVLHYFDRTHEVNKTVPESLGKPMEKGDIIPYLLRIPRMNELKAEMLYDAGYDSIEKLQNADRDEFKSVPGLGSKTIDEIIKYINDGGFERCTVCPKCKREVTAGDLQCPSCGTSLLVEVEDEADTVTKIQGLQGGYSYLIKDDRSDRSYKLFIDQLNKGSKGFCVTRNYPLKIRSKYEMNDTPIIWLSNVGKEDSLRPKDLEKLSYSLEQFLSKEKGVVLLDGLEYLITNNNFLTVLRFVQSLRDQVAINNSIMLMVLNPSTLDANELTLLEKEVDSNL
- the fen gene encoding flap endonuclease-1; the encoded protein is MGVNLSDLVITKDIEPRDLMGRTVAIDAYNAIYQFLSVIRQPDGTPLMDPRGRVTSHLEGLLNRNANLVEMGIRPAYVFDGISPEKKEATIKERRVRRESAKKEWELAKAEGDVRKAYSKATQSSRITNEIVQSSRILLTHLGIPVIQAPEEGEAQAAYMCAKGDVWASASQDFDSLLFGTPRLVRNLTLSGRRKMPGRNEYREVRTQLIDQEETLQNLGINARQLVDLCLLVGTDFNPGVVGIGPKKALKLIKEHHDLPSALKALGMDEHDLDQVESIFLNFERTDDYRLQWEAPDQEKVREMLCGEYGFTEKRVASALEKFSSGKKNQRRLDMF
- a CDS encoding TRAM domain-containing protein gives rise to the protein MRDEHVSAGKRPVEEGQVYDVTITDIGERGDGIGKIEGLVIIIPDTTPGDTVKVRIIRLERKVAFGRKV